From the Nostoc sp. PCC 7107 genome, the window TATGAAATTAGGGAGCATCCCACTTTGTTGAATAGACTATCAATTGAAGAAAAACTCATTCTCGCCAATTATCGATGACTAAAGGGTATCTTAATGCTTGAATGTTCTGATAATGTCTAGTATTACCTGTTACTAAAACTAAGTTATTTGCGATCGCTGTAGCAGCTATTAAGACATCTGCTAATCCGATTGGTTGTCCTGATGTTTCTAAATCTGCTTGAATCAAACCTGAAAGTTCTTCACAGCTTTGGTCTAAAGGCAAGATTTCCAGTTGAGATAAATCTGTTAAAAACTCTTGAATCCGGTCATTACGATTTATTTTCCTCCATCCCTTGATAATTTCTGAAACAGTAATCACAGAAATTGTGTACTGTTGCCATATACCTTTATAACCAATGGCTTTAGCATTTATTTTAGGATTTTTTAATTTGCGAATTTCTGATAAAATATCCGTATCAATTAAAGATTTTCTCACACCTAAATTTAGTCTCTATAATTCCTATCTCTTAAAATATCTGCAACCATTTTATCAACTAATTCGGCTTCATCAGCCCATTTACCGATAAATGTATCATTAAGAATTTCTGGTTGTGTTAATTGATCAATCATTGCTTTGATTATGTCAGAAATTTCGCAATTATAGGTTTGTGCCAATTGGTTGATTTTGGTAAATGTTTCTTGATCGAGTTCTATTTCTAGTTTTTGCATAGGTAATTAAGAAGTTGGAAATTAACAGCTTATATTAATTATAAGTGAATGGATTTTGTTTACTGCCGTAACCAAGAGCGAAGCCAACGCCACAACTGACGCAACCACGCCCAACAACCACGGCGAGTAACTACAGGCATTTGTGGTTGAGAAAGACGCTCAATTGCATCGTTGCAGAGTTTCACATTAGCATTGATTCCCATTGACTGAAATAGTTCACGCGCATTGCGATAAGCGAATAGAATTCGCTACTACACAAACAAAGTCCACCTGTGTGGACTTAATAAAATAACCCGCGTAGGCGGGTTTTGCCTGCATAGCCGCGATTTCTAATCGCTGAAAAAATATGACTCTTAGTCACCCCTCGGACTGAATTCATAGTCTCATAGCGCCAGTCATCTCAAGATGACTCAACCAAAAATTTCTTCCAGTCCACTTAAGTGGACTTCGGCTATAAGCCTGGAAATTTGGTTCTAGGCGGCGGGATTTGATTGAACTGTTGCAGAGATATTGTATACAACATCTCTACAGAATTTATCGAGTGTAGCTTCTCAGAGAATTGCTATTACACCTTCTCCTTGGGAGGAGTAGCAATACCCTGTTTGAGTAGGTTTGCTTCTAGTTCTTTGATAAATTTACAGTCTTCCTCTAACAAAGGCTGACTTTCTGCACTTACTAATGGCTGCTTTTCTAAGAAACTGAATGCTTGGCGAAATTGACGGGGACTTACAGTTATAGGCGCATCAAAATGACAAGAAATAATCTGTTGAAAATCCCAAGTTGCAACTTTGTTTGCCCAGTCGAGAACTTGTTGTGGTGCTTGGGGCAGAATGAGGGTTTGCAAAATGGGGGCGACAAATGGACGACCATTAGCACTCAGGGCGTGAAATGACTGCTGCCAATTTGTTTGCCAACGAAATGGATATAAACCAAAGTAGGCTTTACGAGAATGGTCTGGGGCTTTAACTGCATCACGGAAACTTTCACCTAGTTTAGTTACTTCCAACGCACTAGGACGGAAATAAATCGCAAACAAGGAAATACGCTGCCATCCTTGACGGCGGTTTGCGGCGTTATCTTCAATGGGTTGGAGGGCGTTTTCCCTGGCGTGAAATAACAAAGGGTATGGGTCTAATTGAAAGATAGCTGGCGGGTTTTCAGGTACAGATATGATTGTATCGGCGAGGAGGAGTGTGTGCGATCGCTTATGCAAAAATGCCACTTCCACAAAAGAACCCCGCCCCAAATTGATATCTAACACCTCATACTCAAAATCATCCGCAAACGGCGCAAGACTAGCATCTTCAGGTAATACAGAAGTCCGTTGTTGCGGAAAACCTAGCCAACTCAAAGGCAAATTGAACGGAAAACTCCATTGATGGGGTGCAACAAAAACCTGTGCTTGGGGAAAACATCTCGCAAAAGGGCCGACGAAAACCTTATGTTCTAAACCAGAACTCGTTGGCAGAATAATGTACTTCACCGCACCATGTTTGCCTACCAACTCCTGCACCATACGCACACATTCAATAGTTGGTGCAACAGGCGCATAAACCAGCAAACCACCACCTGTCAGCTTAATTACAGTCATCCGTATCGGCACAATAGTATAGAGAATGCCGTGAAACTGCTCAAATGTCCAGATTGTATCTTTAACAATTTCTTGGCAAAGTGTTCGCCGTTTGTTGTAGGGATAAAGGGGAACAACAGGCCAGAACGGCCATGACCAATCTTGGGAATTCCTGCTGGGATACATAAAATCAAGTATCTCTGAGTTGACTAGAGTAAATTTTGATGAGGAAAAAAGGCTTAATACCTCATGTAAATGATAATTGTTGTAAGCTGCTGGCAAATAAATTATTTAACAGTTAATTATCGTTGTTCCAGTCAATACAGTTATATGCCTGCTAAATCTTTTCAGGAATTTAAAGTTTTAGTAAAGTTTTCAGTAGATTCTTGGCTGTTTTTGTGCAATAAGAACGGTATTTTAAGATCAAGACAGCGAAGTTTACTAGTTTTTACTTAGAGTTTTTATAAATATTTTATATAGTTTCTGTGTTTGCGCTTCATTGTTACCAAGAATGTGATTATGATTACACCAAGTTAAATATTTTAATCTATTCAAAAATCTAAATCATTTAGGAGGCGATCGCTTTTCTATGAAGAAACTTGTTCCGTCCATATTTTCGTCCGCTTTGTTGGTTAGTATAAATTTTTATCATCTTCAACCGGCAACTGCAAATCAACCCGTATCACCAGTTTATTTTGCCAACAGTTCAACTTTCAACCTCAAAGATAACAATAAAGAAAAGCCCCGCATCGCCGTCCTAGACTTTGACTATAGCAATGTTTCCGATAATTGGATTTGGTGGTGGAATACAAGTGCTAAAGGTGTCAGTGATATTTTAGTGAATAAACTATTTGAAAGTGGTAATTTTCGGGTTATTGAACGCAGTAAACTAGAGGCTATTCTTGCCGAACAAAATTTAGGTGCGTCTGGCAGAATTGATGCTAGTACCGCAGCTAAAATAGGAAAAATTTTAGGTGTTGATACAATTTTGATTGGTTCAATTACTGAATTTAATATAGAACGTGGTGGCGGAGGTGTAAGTATATTTGGAGTGGCTGTAGGTGGTGGAAAAACTAGCGCTAATGTCAAACTAAATGTTCGTTTAGTAAATACCTCTAGTGCCGAAATTATGGCAGTAGCAGAAGGAAATGGTAAGTCTAGTGATGGTGAAGGTGCTGTTAGTATACGTGGAGTTAGTGTAGATACAAGTTCACGAAAAGAAGCCAAATTATTAACTAATGCGACAGTTGCTGCTATCGACCAGGTAGTACAAAAAATTAGCAGTAACTCCCTAAACATAGCTACCGGACTAGCAACAGTACCAACAATAAATGCAGTAGTCGCTGATGTTACTGGTGGTACAATTATTTTAAATAAAGGTACAACTGATGGCTATCGTCAAGGATTGAAACTATCAATTCAAAGAGTCACTAGAGCAATCAAAGACCCAACCACAGGTAAAGTCATTCGTCAAATTACCCAAGATGTTGGCACAATTGAAATTACAGAAGCCGATCCTCAATCCAGCGTAGCTAAGATTATTTCTGGTACAGGTATGAAAGTTGGTGACGTTGCTAAACCTGTAAAATAGAGATTTAGACGGGAATTGTTAATTAGTTAGTAAAACTAGATCTACACCCATTACCTATATTCAATTAAATAGTCCTAAGTTGACAATTAAGCTAGGACTATTTACCTTTTTCCAGGTATTACAATCGGTTGAGGAATTGTTGCGAATTTATCCATTGAACCCAAGGAATAATCATCTAATTTAAAATCTGCAAATGGCTGCTTTATGAGCCTATCTCGCAACGCTTCATCTAAAACTACACCCTTGGATTTTTTCCTCACGCCAATAATCATGATACTTCTTTGATATGCGGTTATATCTTGCTTATATGGACATTTAACATCCTGAAATTGTCCAAGATTCAATAAGCGATAACCTTTAACACTAGATGTATTTTTAAATAATTTCTGAGCCAACATTTGTACTTGCTTGGCACGTTCTAGAGAGTGACGTTGTGCAACTGCCAAATTGCCTTCACAAGTTGCTGTACCCACAGAAATAATTTCTGTAGGATATTCCATAATTTTTTGGATGCCATCTTGTTCTAGGTTTAATTTTAAAAAATCAACACTGACAATTTGATCATTATGTTTAATTTGAAAATGGCTATTTAATAGCCATTTATATTCTGTTGATAAAATTGCAATACTAAATTCGGCTGTTTTACCTTGACTATCTCTGCCTTCTTGATATGCAAAGAAGTCTATTTTCCCTTTTCTATCAGGAGCTTGGCTTTGAGTAATCAAGGCAGAAACTTTAGGCGATCGCATTCCCAAAGCCATGAAACCAATTAAGCTCAATGACACCATTAATGCGGCTAATAATGCTAGTAAAGGCAATTGTTCTTGCATTTCTGTTTTAGCAATAGTTGGCAGAAATTGTCTTTTTTGAAGATTATTGATGATGTTTGAACTAACTTTCTGTTGTTCAATTTCTCCTAACTGCCGCAATATTTCCTGAGCATTTTTTGGTCTTTTATCTACATCCGTTGCCATCAACAAATCAACTAAATCTAAGAGTGCAGGTGAGACATGAGACGCAAAATTACGCCATTGTAGCCAATTTTTTCGGGCATCATACATATCTAAAGGATGCCGTCCGGTCAATAAAAATACAAAAGTGCGTCCCAAGGCAAAAAAATCTGATTGCGGTACAGATTGACCTTTCATTTGTTCCAATGCACTGTAGCCGGATGAAATAATTGATGTTATTTCACCACTATGACTAAATTGATTAAGGTACTGCTTGGCTACTTCTATAGATGTGCCAAAATCAACTAATACCAATTGCCCATTACTACGAAGTTTAATATTTGCTGGTCGAATATTTTGATGCAGATATTGCTTGTTATGTACCAAGTTTAAAATTTCTACTAATTGTTGTAACCAGGCAATAGCTTGTGTTTGAGAAATTGGACGATATTGCTGTTTATTCATCCATTGTTCTAAATCTAAGCCATCGATTTTTTCTTTGGCGGCACAGTGTAATATCAAACCATTGCGCGTTTGATATTGAAAATAACCATCAACCTTGGGGATACCTGGATGATGTAATTCTCCTAAAACAGTAGCTTCTTGTTGAAAAATTTTGATCGCAGCTGCATCAGTAGACAAATCCTCTCCCAGCACCTTGAGGATTTTAGGCATATCTTTTGTGTATGCTTCATATACTTTGCTAAAGCCAGTTTTGTCACTCAACAAGCGAATGACGCGGTAACGCCCCGGTAATTCCAACGGAGAACCACAACTTTGACAGAAGCGGTGTTTATCGTTATCTTGATTGTTCGGTTTGGGACAAACTGGATTTATACAAAGGCTCATGGTAAGGCAAACGGCAAAAGTCAAAAGTCAAAAGTCAAAAGTCAAAAGTCCAGAAATTTTTGACAAATGACTAATGACAAATGACGAATTACTCATTTACACTCTGCTAAAAAAGCCGCCACAGTCCGGTTAAATGAGTCAGGTTCAGTCAGAAAAGGCCAATGATTTCCTGGAACTTGACACAAGCGTAAGTTTTTCAGATTGGTTTTGTAGGGTTTTAATTGCCATTCTTGGCGGTTGAGACCTTTATCTGACTTGATAAATAAGGCGGGTGTATCGATGGGGCTAATAAAGCCCGGTACGCGCATCACATCTTCAAAAATTCCATCACGGGCGGCTATGGTGAACTTACTACCCCAGCTACCATCAGGTTTTTGTTCTATTCCTGCTTGAAATACTTGCTGTTGCAGTTCATTCCAGCCTTGATATTGGTTTAATTGTTGGGCTAGTTGTTCAGCTTCTGCATAACTAGCAAATGGCCCCATACCTTTGAGAAAAGATAAAAAGCGGTACAACACAGGAAATGTCGCCTTGAAGAATTGGGGCATTTTCCAGATGAAAATCGGGTCAACAAGCACCATACTTCGCACCCGTTGGGGATTTTTCTTAGCCCAGATAACAGCTAATTTACCAGTCCAGGAATGACTCACAACATGGGCAGAAGACCATCCTAATTTATCCATGAGAGTTTCGAGGTCGGCGATCGCACTTTCAAAGCTATAATCTTTCTCTGGTTTGCTGCTTTCACCATGACCCCGCATATCTGGCGCAACTATATGGTAATCTGCTGCTAAATATGTTCCCAAGCTAGACCAAACCAGCGCATGGTCGCCTAGTCCATGTAATAACAGCAAAGGTTCTTGACCTTGATTCCACTCTAAATACGAAAGTTGAATATCAGATTTAACTAAGGTTTGCCGTATCGGGATCATTTCTATGTAACTTTGGAGAAGATGGCTTTGCGCTTATATCGTACTGCGAAAGCCGGCGTTGCATAAATGTGGGATGAAATTATAAAATTCTAATTTTCAAACTCTTGCTCTTTGCGCCTTTGCGGCTTTGCGTGAGACAAAAATCATCCCCTCAATCAGCAACGCCCGAAAGCCTTTATCTACCAAGGGTAATTATTGATGGTTGCGTAAACTATGCTCGTTGCAAGCATCAAACTTTATCATCTACACGGAGTGATAAATTGCTTGTATAACTTTATATAACGTTTTTTACAACTTACCACTGATAATTGCTTGCTATGTCATAATAGAAAGTGAGAGTTAATTCGGCGACCGCGTTTGTTTTTATTATTGACAGGCTTTTTCCTTTTGGTATCTACAGACTTTTCTCCGAAACCTAAATCTCCACACACTTATGATTTCGGAGACAATCTATGTCAGTTTATGTAGGCAATCTTTCTTATGAAGTTACAGAAGATAGTCTGAGTGCAGTTTTTGCAGAATATGGTTCAGTAAAACGCATTCAGTTACCTACTGACCGTGAAACAGGTCGGATGCGTGGTTTTGGATTTGTGGAAATGGGTACAGATGCTGAAGAAACATCTGCCATTGAAGCTCTTGATGGTGCTGAATGGATGGGACGTGATCTCAAAGTGAATAAGGCTAAACCAAAAGAAGATAGAGGTTCATTTGGTGGTAATCGTGGAAGCTACGGCGCACGGAACCGCTACTAAGTTTTATAGATTTAGCTCTTGAAGCTAACCCATTAATCCAGAACACGAATTGCATTTATTATCGGCTTAGGCAGAAATGCTTGAGCCTTTTTAATACAAAATCAGGACTGGACAATCAGTTAAAATCGAATTTCTGGAGTTCTCTATGTCAAACTCAACCCCTCCCGTTGAGCCTGCTATTTTAATCACCATTATTGGTGAAACAGTACTCAAAGACCGGATTGTTAAGCTGCTAAAAAACCATAATGTCAGCGGCTATACAATTAATCAAGTGCAGGGTGAAGGCGGTCACGGAAGACGCTTGGCAGACCTAGCCGGCTACAACACTAATATTGAAATCAAGACAATAGTTTCATTAGAAGCATCAAATGCCATTCTGTCTGCACTCAAAGAAGAACAAGGTAAGCACGCTTTAATTGCTTTTCGCCAGAATATAGAAGCCTTTTATTGATTAAATTTCCGCAGGTATTCCTGATAAATATGTAGTCTTATTCAACTGCTGAAAGTGCTATGTAATTAACAATTTTGATATGACTAGCTTTAATATTAGATAGCTTAATGTCATACTCAGTAGCATTACAGAATCATGTTCTCCCTAACAAGTAATTGCAAGGTGTATCAAGTATGGAAACTACTGCAAATATAATTCCTGAATTTGAAAAATTATTTAGACAAAAATTACAACTAAATAATTGTAAGCTGAGAAAAAAAAGGCAAGAGAATAATTATGAAATTATTACTCCTGCTAAAGACATTTTTTTGATGTACTGGAGTGAATTCCCAGAAGTTAAGTTGATATATCAGGCTGTAGGAGTACGCACACAGCAAACCGTAGTTTATGAGCGGGCTATTCGCTCTCATATTGATTTTTGTTTAAATAGCATTAAAGAGATTATGATAACTGTTGCCAAATAATGGCAATTTCCATTCATAAGTAAGTAACAGCGCTCTATGCTTGCTGCATATAGAGCGCTGTTTATAGTTTTATGCAGGCATGATTTGCACAATCAATGAGCGTTTATCCAGCGACTGGACTTTGCCAACTTCACCCAGATCAGTGACAATGCGATCTAGCATATCTCCAGCCTGCTGGCGATATTGATTTTCTCGACCCCGTAAACGAATAGCGAATTTGACTGAATCGCCTTTACTCAACCACTGAAGTGCTTGATTAATACGCAAATTATAGTCACCCGCACCGACATTAGGACGGAACCGAACTTCTTTTACAGTAGGTCTAGCACTTGAACCCTGGCGTTTCTTCTTTTGATACTGAAGCTTGCCATAATTGAGAATCTTTGCTACTGGAATGTCTTCGTTTTGGGAGACTACAACCAAGTCAAGCTCAACGCTCTGAGCTATGTTTAGAGCTTCGTAGGTGTCTATCAAACCACGATTATTATTTTCATGGTCAATCAAGAAGACTTGAGGTGACTTGATTTGCGAGTTAATTAGCTGCTTTTGGACTACGATAATTTTTTCCTCTCAATTATTCAACACTTTGCATTGCAAGTATTACTAAGGTAACACAGTACTATCTCTCCTTCTTCAGCCCTCTGGCAGAAAATTTTGAGTTTTTGTTACCTAACCTGAAATGCTGAAAGTACTCTCATTATTTTGAGTACTGTTCAATATATTCTAATTTTAATCTCGAAATTGTGTAGATCGAAGCGTTATTTATTAATTTTTAATGACCATAGCAGGGAACGGAAAACGGGGTTAAAATCCTTATACAAAAAGGATTTTGCAGTCAATTAAGTAGAAGGCTTAAATAATTCACGCTATGTCATTGCGTAGGAGTTAGCTTGCCCAAAAGGGATGAAACTATGTGGAATGTAGACGCGAAGAGACTTCGCAAGGATTAGTCCGATTTTACATTTTGTTACATAGTTAGGTTTATTCTCAATAACTTAACTTATGTCTCTTGTTCAAGCGTATGGTTAATATTTCTTCAGAGTTTATTTATAGTTTATAAACAAATTAAACTATTGACATAGTAAGCTTAGAATATTTAAGTTATGGTTTTTTGCGGTGATAGACTTCTAGCTCTTCTGGTGTAGGCAAGATGCCTACACCAGAAGAATGATATTCATGAACTATTTTAGCCTTGAGCCGCGACTACTCATCTTCATCTCCTGGAGGTCTTTCACTACGACTTTGTTGGGCATTCCACTCCAAAACGATGCGCTCTAACATCTCAATTTGTGTACATTCGTTAACAGCAGCATACATCTTGATCAACTCTCTGACTTCAAGACTAAGGTGACTTATCGCTAGTTCTTTATCTTTTGCCATATTTATTAGCTGTGGTTGTGGTTAAGCCTCAAATTAATTACTAACCTGAAAATAGATAAGGCAGAACAAGCTCTAGAATAATATGTCAAAAACTGACTTAATTACCGTAAGTTATCTGTGTTGAGTTCTTCATTAACATCTACAGTTCCTGAACTATTCACATCAATTCTTAATGCTTCTTTGGTAAAGTACTTCAAAGTTGAAGCTAAAGCTAATTGAGAAGCTACTTGATACGCCAGTTCTTTAGGGATTTCTTGTTGTTGATTTAACAATTCGACAAAGCTTTCAAAATCACGCATTACGCAATACCTGTGTAACGCAGCTTTTTTATCTATCAGATTAAACTTTTCATCAATTTTCTCTTTAGCTTCTTTCTCGGCTTCAGAAATCGAATTGACAAATCCACTGTTATGGCATAGTTCGCCAGAAATTTTGTAGTAGTAAGCTTTTTTACTTAATGATTCCTCTTCAATACAGATTGAATGAAATTTGTACTCAATTTTGTACTTATTAGATTCCATAAATATATGACATCACATAATTAACTAACAATTAGTTTGGATTTAAGGTGAAATCCTGTTAATACTAAAAAAATCATGAATTAGTTATACTCTTATCTTCTACTTTAACACGATATTCAAAAACTTTATAGAATATCTTAACTAAAATATGAGTGGAGATATGTATTTGATAAATTTTCTCCAGTACAACTTAACTTAATGATTTCTTTCTTTGTGAGTTTTTGTAACTACTATCTCACTGCTGAATTCGCCAGATTTTGATACTTCTATCACTACTACCACTGACTAAAGTTTGCGAATCTGGACTAAAAACTACAGAATAAACAGTAGTAGTGTGACCTGTAAGTGTCCGAATTAAGCCACCATCATTTAAATTCCAGAGTTTAATTGTAGTGTCACCGCTACCACTAGCTAAAGTCTTGCCATCAGGACTAATTGCTACAGAAAATACCTCTGCGTTGTGACCTGTCAGTGTTCTAATTAATTCGCCTGTTGCTAAATTCCAAATTTTAATTGTTTTATCATTACTACTACTTACTAAAGTCTCTCTATCAGGATTAATAGCCAGAGCAATAACCGCATCATCATGAGCTTTGATTGTCCGAATTAATTCACCTGTTGCCAAATTCCAGATTTTAATTGTTTTATCATTACTACCGCTGACTAATGTTTGACTATCAGGACTAATTGCTAATGACATTACAGAACTTAAATGGCTGGTGAGTGTTTTAACTAACTGTCCTGTTTTTAAATTCCAAATTTTGATGGTTTTATCGCCACTACCACTTGCTAAAGTTTGTCCATTTGGGCTAATAGCAATTGACCAAACTGCACCTTCATGTCTCTTCAGAGTATGAATTAATGTCCCAGTTTTTAAATTCCAAATTTTGATGGTTTGGTCATTACTACTACTAACCAAAATCTGATTATCTGGGCTAATAGCCACTGCAATCACTCCACTATCATGACCAGATATTGTCCGAATTAAACTGCCATCTGCTAAGTTCCAAATTATAATGGTTTTGTCACTACTACCACTGACTAAAGTTTTACCATTTTGACTTATGGAAAGAGTTTTAACGTAATGTGAGTGAG encodes:
- a CDS encoding serine/threonine-protein kinase; translation: MSLCINPVCPKPNNQDNDKHRFCQSCGSPLELPGRYRVIRLLSDKTGFSKVYEAYTKDMPKILKVLGEDLSTDAAAIKIFQQEATVLGELHHPGIPKVDGYFQYQTRNGLILHCAAKEKIDGLDLEQWMNKQQYRPISQTQAIAWLQQLVEILNLVHNKQYLHQNIRPANIKLRSNGQLVLVDFGTSIEVAKQYLNQFSHSGEITSIISSGYSALEQMKGQSVPQSDFFALGRTFVFLLTGRHPLDMYDARKNWLQWRNFASHVSPALLDLVDLLMATDVDKRPKNAQEILRQLGEIEQQKVSSNIINNLQKRQFLPTIAKTEMQEQLPLLALLAALMVSLSLIGFMALGMRSPKVSALITQSQAPDRKGKIDFFAYQEGRDSQGKTAEFSIAILSTEYKWLLNSHFQIKHNDQIVSVDFLKLNLEQDGIQKIMEYPTEIISVGTATCEGNLAVAQRHSLERAKQVQMLAQKLFKNTSSVKGYRLLNLGQFQDVKCPYKQDITAYQRSIMIIGVRKKSKGVVLDEALRDRLIKQPFADFKLDDYSLGSMDKFATIPQPIVIPGKR
- a CDS encoding PIN domain-containing protein; the encoded protein is MRKSLIDTDILSEIRKLKNPKINAKAIGYKGIWQQYTISVITVSEIIKGWRKINRNDRIQEFLTDLSQLEILPLDQSCEELSGLIQADLETSGQPIGLADVLIAATAIANNLVLVTGNTRHYQNIQALRYPLVIDNWRE
- the infC gene encoding translation initiation factor IF-3, with protein sequence MIVVQKQLINSQIKSPQVFLIDHENNNRGLIDTYEALNIAQSVELDLVVVSQNEDIPVAKILNYGKLQYQKKKRQGSSARPTVKEVRFRPNVGAGDYNLRINQALQWLSKGDSVKFAIRLRGRENQYRQQAGDMLDRIVTDLGEVGKVQSLDKRSLIVQIMPA
- a CDS encoding alpha/beta fold hydrolase; its protein translation is MIPIRQTLVKSDIQLSYLEWNQGQEPLLLLHGLGDHALVWSSLGTYLAADYHIVAPDMRGHGESSKPEKDYSFESAIADLETLMDKLGWSSAHVVSHSWTGKLAVIWAKKNPQRVRSMVLVDPIFIWKMPQFFKATFPVLYRFLSFLKGMGPFASYAEAEQLAQQLNQYQGWNELQQQVFQAGIEQKPDGSWGSKFTIAARDGIFEDVMRVPGFISPIDTPALFIKSDKGLNRQEWQLKPYKTNLKNLRLCQVPGNHWPFLTEPDSFNRTVAAFLAECK
- a CDS encoding CsgG/HfaB family protein; amino-acid sequence: MKKLVPSIFSSALLVSINFYHLQPATANQPVSPVYFANSSTFNLKDNNKEKPRIAVLDFDYSNVSDNWIWWWNTSAKGVSDILVNKLFESGNFRVIERSKLEAILAEQNLGASGRIDASTAAKIGKILGVDTILIGSITEFNIERGGGGVSIFGVAVGGGKTSANVKLNVRLVNTSSAEIMAVAEGNGKSSDGEGAVSIRGVSVDTSSRKEAKLLTNATVAAIDQVVQKISSNSLNIATGLATVPTINAVVADVTGGTIILNKGTTDGYRQGLKLSIQRVTRAIKDPTTGKVIRQITQDVGTIEITEADPQSSVAKIISGTGMKVGDVAKPVK
- a CDS encoding DUF4336 domain-containing protein — translated: MYPSRNSQDWSWPFWPVVPLYPYNKRRTLCQEIVKDTIWTFEQFHGILYTIVPIRMTVIKLTGGGLLVYAPVAPTIECVRMVQELVGKHGAVKYIILPTSSGLEHKVFVGPFARCFPQAQVFVAPHQWSFPFNLPLSWLGFPQQRTSVLPEDASLAPFADDFEYEVLDINLGRGSFVEVAFLHKRSHTLLLADTIISVPENPPAIFQLDPYPLLFHARENALQPIEDNAANRRQGWQRISLFAIYFRPSALEVTKLGESFRDAVKAPDHSRKAYFGLYPFRWQTNWQQSFHALSANGRPFVAPILQTLILPQAPQQVLDWANKVATWDFQQIISCHFDAPITVSPRQFRQAFSFLEKQPLVSAESQPLLEEDCKFIKELEANLLKQGIATPPKEKV
- a CDS encoding RNA-binding protein is translated as MSVYVGNLSYEVTEDSLSAVFAEYGSVKRIQLPTDRETGRMRGFGFVEMGTDAEETSAIEALDGAEWMGRDLKVNKAKPKEDRGSFGGNRGSYGARNRY